The following proteins come from a genomic window of Meles meles chromosome 1, mMelMel3.1 paternal haplotype, whole genome shotgun sequence:
- the LOC123927533 gene encoding collagen alpha-1(III) chain-like, translated as MNGGNVSSVDFLKVTRGRSGGRRWGGPQHYRQPASRHASHSLALRSVGGGVEAGAGRRSGRHSLRVQRGVVGGGGRTELGAAEAGRPQLGRAHPVQSLRGRPGGWSQGPGPSQHGERNAPSPTRPGAPAGTCGLRSPRRLTPPEAWRGGRGKPPMDACGARPDPPLLASGRAKQRLEIPAWRSPRGGGGGGTASGCPTPRAAATRDGPAPPKGLGAWDLAGSCAKLRAAKFGSPAENAAFWLAAATGTGSTPRKGPVPKAAIATRASLLKGAATPPVAGRPPALPPGETGWDRGAISRMT; from the exons atgaatggtgGCAATGTCAGCTCCGTGGACTTCCTCAAGGTCACACG agggagaagcggtgGGCGGCGGTGGGGAGGTCCCCAGCATTACCGGCAGCCGGCCAGCCGGCACGCATCGCACAGCTTGGCCCTCCGGTCCGTGGGGGGTGGCGTCGAGGCAGGTGCCGGGCGCCGCAGTGGGAGGCACAGTCTGCGGGTACAGCGAGGTGTAGTAGGTGGTGGTGGCCGGACAGAGCTGGGGGCTGCTGAGGCCGGGCGGCCACAGCTCGGTAGGGCTCATCCCGTGCAGTCCCTTCGAGGGCGGCCCGGCGGCTGGAGCCAGGGCCCGGGGCCCTCGCAGCATGGCGAGCGCAACGCCCCCTCCCCAACCCGGCCTGGCGCGCCCGCAGGCACCTGCGGGCTTCGGAGCCCGCGGAGGCTCACACCGCCCGAGGCATGGCGCGGAGGCCGGGGAAAGCCGCCAATGGACGCTTGCGGAGCAAGGCCGGACCCTCCCCTCCTGGCCAGCGGCCGAGCTAAGCAGCGCTTGGAGATCCCCGCTTGGAGATCgccccgcggcggcggcggcggcggcacggCCAGTGGCTGTCCCACCCCGAGGGCGGCGGCGACCCGGGACGGCCCCGCGCCCCCGAAAGGCCTCGGCGCTTGGGATCTGGCTGGCTCCTG cgccAAACTGCGTGCCGCGAAATTCGGATCTCCCGCGGAAAATGCCGCGTTCTGGTTGGCCGCCGCTACTGGCACAGGCTCCACCCCCCGGAAAGGACCGGTTCCCAAGGCTGCGATTGCAACACGAGCTTCGCTGCTTAAAGGGGCCGCCACACCTCCTGTAGCCGGGCGCCCGCCGGCCTTACCCCCGGGAGAAACAGGCTGGGATCGTGGTGCG ATCTCCAGGATGACGTAG
- the ID3 gene encoding DNA-binding protein inhibitor ID-3: MKALSPVRGCYEAVCCLSERSLAIARGRGKGPAAEEPLSLLDDMNHCYSRLRELVPGVPRGTQLSQVEILQRVIDYILDLQVVLAEPTPGPPDGPHLPIQTAELAPELVISNDKRSFCH, encoded by the exons ATGAAGGCTCTGAGCCCGGTGCGTGGCTGCTACGAGGCGGTGTGCTGCCTGTCTGAACGCAGCCTGGCCATCGCGCGCGGTCGCGGCAAGGGTCCGGCGGCCGAGGAGCCGCTGAGCCTGTTGGACGACATGAACCACTGCTATTCGCGCTTGCGGGAACTGGTCCCCGGAGTCCCGCGAGGCACTCAGCTTAGCCAGGTGGAAATCCTGCAGCGCGTCATCGACTATATCCTCGACCTGCAGGTGGTTCTGGCCGAGCCCACCCCTGGACCCCCAGACGGCCCGCATCTTCCCATCCAG aCAGCTGAGCTGGCTCCGGAACTTGTGATTTCCAACGACAAGAGGAGCTTCTGCCACTGA